A window of Juglans regia cultivar Chandler chromosome 7, Walnut 2.0, whole genome shotgun sequence contains these coding sequences:
- the LOC108991915 gene encoding proline transporter 1-like has protein sequence MMECSDEDSRPQTMHEEDPLSVDIPETAHQISKDSWFQVGFVLTTGINSAYVLGYSGTIMVPLGWIFGVVGLIAATAISLYANTLIANLHEFGGRRHIRYRDLAGYIYGRKAYSLTWGLQYVNLFMINTGFIILAGSALKAVYVLFRDDHALKLPYCIVIAGFVCALFAICIPHLSALRIWLGFSTFFSLVYIIIAFVLSLQDGINAPARDYGIPGTTTSKIFTTIGAAANLVFAFNTGMLPEIQATVRKPVVDNMLKALYFQFTVGVLPMYLVTFVGYWAYGSSTSSYLLNNVTGPVWVKAMANISAFLQTVIALHIFASPMYEYVDTKYGIKGSALSFRNLSFRIAVRGGYLAINTLVSALLPFLGDFMSLTGAISTFPLTFILANHMYLVAKKNKLNSLQKLWHWLNVCFFGCMSVAAAIAALRLIAVDSKAYHVFADI, from the exons ATGATGGAATGCAGCGACGAAGATTCTCGTCCTCAGACAATGCACGAGGAGGACCCGTTGTCCGTGGACATCCCAGAAACCGCTCACCAGATTAGCAAAG ATTCATGGTTTCAAGTGGGCTTCGTCCTGACTACTGGTATCAACAGTGCTTATGTACTGGGATACTCTGGGACTATCATGGTGCCTTTGGGTTGGATATTTGGTGTAGTTGGTTTGATAGCAGCCACCGCTATATCTTTGTATGCAAATACTCTTATTGCCAATCTTCATGAATTTGGGGGGAGGAGGCATATCAGATACAGAGATCTGGCGGGATATATATACG GTAGGAAAGCTTATTCTCTCACATGGGGATTGCAATATGTCAATCTTTTTATGATTAACACTGGGTTTATCATTTTGGCTGGTTCGGCCCTAAAG GCTGTCTATGTACTTTTCAGGGATGACCATGCTTTGAAGCTCCCATACTGTATTGTTATAGCTGGGTTTGTATGTGCCTTGTTTGCCATATGTATACCCCATTTATCAGCGCTAAGGATTTGGCTGGGATTTTCAACATTCTTCAGCCTAGTTTATATAATCATAGCATTTGTGCTGTCACTTCAAGATG GAATCAATGCCCCAGCCAGGGATTATGGCATTCCAGGAACAACAACAAGCAAAATCTTCACAACAATAGGGGCAGCTGCTAATCTTGTTTTTGCATTCAATACTGGAATGCTTCCAGAGATACAG GCAACGGTGAGGAAGCCTGTTGTTGACAACATGTTAAAAGCTTTGTACTTCCAGTTCACAGTGGGGGTTTTACCAATGTATCTTGTCACTTTTGTTGGATACTGGGCTTATGGATCTTCTACATCTTCTTACTTGCTCAACAATGTCACCGGTCCGGTTTGGGTCAAGGCGATGGCCAATATTTCTGCCTTTCTGCAGACAGTCATTGCTTTGCAT ATATTTGCAAGTCCAATGTACGAGTATGTGGACACCAAATACGGTATTAAAGGAAGTGCATTGTCATTTCGCAACTTGTCATTCAGAATTGCGGTAAGAGGCGGCTACCTAGCTATTAACACGCTGGTTTCAGCTCTTTTGCCGTTCCTCGGAGATTTCATGAGCCTCACAGGGGCAATCAGCACATTTCCCTTGACGTTTATCCTAGCAAACCACATGTATCTAGTGGCGAAGAAGAACAAACTCAACTCATTACAGAAGCTCTGGCATTGGCTCAACGTTTGTTTCTTTGGCTGCATGTCCGTGGCAGCAGCAATTGCAGCCTTGAGGCTCATTGCTGTAGATTCCAAAGCATACCATGTTTTTGCGGATATATGA
- the LOC108991940 gene encoding immediate early response 3-interacting protein 1-like: MGLWTLLEGCLLLANALAILNEDRFLAPRGWSFSEFSGGKTKSFKGQLIGLIYATQYLRVPLILLNFICIVVKLVSG; the protein is encoded by the coding sequence ATGGGTTTATGGACATTATTGGAGGGATGTCTGCTTCTTGCTAATGCATTGGCAATATTAAATGAGGACCGCTTCCTGGCACCTCGTGGGTGGAGCTTCTCAGAATTCTCAGGGGGCAAGACAAAGTCATTTAAGGGGCAGCTTATAGGTCTTATCTATGCAACCCAGTACTTAAGAGTTCCTCTCATACTGCTAAATTTCATCTGCATTGTTGTGAAGTTGGTATCAGGATGA
- the LOC108991888 gene encoding 60S ribosomal protein L35a-1, translating into MVKGRQGERVRLYVRGTILGYKRSKSNQYPNTSLIQVEGVNTKEEVAWYAGKRMAYIYKAKVKKNGTHYRCIWGKVTRPHGNSGIVRAKFKSNLPPKSMGARVRVFMYPSNI; encoded by the exons ATGGTGAAGGGACGCCAAGGAGAGCGAGTCAG GCTTTATGTCAGAGGAACAATTCTCGGCTACAAGAG GTCCAAGTCAAACCAATACCCGAACACTTCCCTCATCCAGGTTGAGGGGGTGAACACCAAGGAGGAGGTTGCATGGTACGCTGGTAAGCGCATGGCTTATATCTACAAGGCCAAGGTGAAGAAGAATGGAACTCACTACCGCTGCATTTGGGGTAAGGTGACAAGGCCTCATGGTAACAGCGGTATTGTTCGTGCTAAGTTCAAGTCGAATCTTCCACCGAAATCCATG GGGGCTAGAGTTAGGGTTTTTATGTACCCCAGCAATATATGA